The Mytilus edulis chromosome 4, xbMytEdul2.2, whole genome shotgun sequence nucleotide sequence gtctgtgtgtccgtccgtccgtccgtctgtcccgcttcaggctAGAGATTTtggtagtttttgttgaaatttaaGTCCAGtgcacttgaaacttagttcacatgttccctatgatatgatctgtctaatttaaatgccaaataagatttttgattccaatttcacggtccactgaacatggaaaaatCATactagtgcaagtggggcatctgtgtactatgggcacattcttgtttcaatatAATCTATAAGTGCAACTCTAATAAACTAATTTCATAATAGATTCTACCTCTCggaataataatttgctttatgTCCTTTAAATgtaaactatgtttttttttttataatatgactattaaaaaaaaagaatattagattttcattttttttctgtacagGTTTGAGTCAACATGACAAAGTATTTTCAGCCTTTGCAGCTTCTTTAACTGCGTCAAAAACTTTGGGACATGGTGAGATTGTAAAGTTTGACAAAGTTTGGACGAACGTCAATAATGATTATGATCCAATCACTGGAGTATACACAGCTCCAGAACCTGGGGTGTACCAATTCTCATGCTCCGTTATGACACACAAAAATAAAGAACTTCGAGTGTacccagggccgtaactacctatgaggcagggaactgcctcccctgaattttctacaccaaattttttttttaagtaataaaataaaatattgacaatatgtacacgaagaaattgaatttatattattaacaACATAAttaagtttacagttttaacagtgttatcatgatacgtggtatgtctgtcatttttcggatttttgatcgaaagtgaaccgtttcagttacttttttttcgtgtggccgtccgtctgttattcagtattgagggggtcagtattcgtacgagaacacatatgaaactttgctttcgataattttgaataaaaacttaactattcacatttctttgggggctcaattaagcagaggaagttccttttgtattgtgaatcttttaagatatcgaaaattcgttaccggctgaatcagctgttggatcgtTTTTTTAAGtctcccgatcgtacgagaacataaTTTATGGTCAATCATGCGCGTAgttacgtttacgtcaaaacgcccgtgcgtacacttgaatttggtaaaaaaaaatatcatataaattaaaaaaaagaattggtAAACAgtaaacactggacacttttaatttgcaaaacactcatttgcaaatccgccgccgcctcaaacaagagctacaatatcatgtatataaccaaaatgtgcagaattacatgggattcaataatttcattggttttctacagttactttcatatttattttgcaatttgaattataaaaacatgggattttcaatatcccatgggacagggcaaaatcccatgggatttaccattatcccatgggattttggttaaatcccatgggatttttttttgtcccatgggattattgtagtcccatgggatatttgttgtcccatgggacaaaaaatatcccatgggatttttaatatcccatgggacaaattaaaatcctatgggattctaattgtaaatatatagatataaataaacagtaatgtgtatgttacaatgttttctttttggtagtaaattattataagatgaatctttttaattgaatatctttttttcttgggaaatgttaatttagcatattgttctttaactgttcaaaactaaacttttaaacaacaaagcagataatgtaagtatcaatatatgtttattcatgaattatagaatactttcttgaaacacaattatttgccatttgaaatcaataaaaactctattgttaggcttaacatactagtagctatttaagtaaatctatttttttcacaatatccctcaacacaaaacattaatagtttcttatcatccagcattgtttgatggtatagtccactttttggacattcagcacagaactttgacattattgtggtttcaatatttttttgaatttaaaagaacttcaaatcattgactgagtgatgaaaataataactgatccaacttttgtctttgaatttattctggtcttgtttctatgttttctccatttattctaggtagtgaatttcaatccttctgaaaaagaaccaataaaatctaaagtaatggattatacaaaattgttttcatacatgtagcaataatatgattttcaataaaaatagctatgcgatatggattttactgattgttaaaggttgtccagtgtcatcagttgctaacggcctacatcctttggtctctgatggagggttgtcaaattagcaatataccacatcttcctattctaataccatataacaatcaattaatttattcttctttataacatttgggtattttcccaagttatatacataatatatatatatactgtaaattcggaattaatgcaagtttttttttattgcgaaaaatgcaacggagttgtaaacgcaataatttaaactcgcattatgaaatattttatatggattaaacaggatttttctcaaaatcgtaaaatttaaaatcgcatttaagtctaaaatgacagaatcgcaataataaatgcacgcaataatttatgaatttacagtataaagatcaatgttaaaactttagacaactataataacattccattattcacaagaatttgcaatatattatacaaaatgcagacaacagaaacaatatttctttaagcttttgaagttcagacagatttcaatttgtgttttatttcaatgaaaaaataccttgaacatattggaaattataacattgatacaaaaaaaatatgtatgttttatccttattttttgtgttgttggcttgctgtctcattttaatatacattaaaacatacatcaataatcttcttctttattaaaagtaaccagatgctccgcagggcgtagctttatacgaccgcagaggttgaaccctgaacggttggggcaagtatggacacaacattcaagctggattcagctctaaatttggattgtgattaaatagttgacacagcataggtttctgacacagaatgaatgtgttctaatgaacttaaaatttttgttttctcttagagcaattcactatgctgtttaatattaatcctctcaaaacaagaatgtgtcctcagtacacgaatgccccactcgcactatcattttccatgttcagtggaccgtgaaattggggtaaaaactctaatttggcattaaaattagaaagatcatatcataggggacatgtgtactaagtttgaagtccattggacttaaacttcatcaaaaactaccttgaccaaaaactttaacctgaagcgggacagacggacggacgaacggacggatgaacgaaattatcgtaggtggggcataaaaatgtttgaagaaattttcttttttatttatgaaatttcaaatgagaaaaattgaacccaattttttaatcacatccccctttcccttattccaaaactaatctcaattaaaatttctaatggagtttgcaacaataactactcatttaaatacatcataaaatattaagatgtaaaaaaaactgcttgttatcactgaatgttatttattataatttatcagttggtagtaaaaagtgaatatacattgtatattgtatataacaaagatttaagttgattctggacaaagaaagataactccaattaaaaaaaaatcttgctattgcacaatattttgcaattagatatttcttgcttactattctggacaaagaaagataactctaattaaaaaaaaatttgctatttcacaatattgtgcaattagatatttcttgccattgcgcaatactgtgcaattgaaaagacttgctattgcacaatacttaatataataattttagatcctgatttggaccaacttgaaaactgggcccataataaaaaatctaagtacatttttggattcagcatatcaaagaaccccaagatttcaatttttgttgaaatcagactaagtttaattttggaccctttggactttagtgtagaccaatttgaaaacaggaccaaaaatgaagaatctacatacacagttagatttggtatatcaaagaaccccatttattcaattttgatgaaatcaaacaaagtttaattttggaccccgatttggaccaacttgaaaactgggccaataatcaagaatctaagtacatttttagattcagcatatcaaagaacctaactcattcattttttgtcaaaatcaaactaagtttaattttggaccctttggaccttaatgtagaccaatttgaaaacgggaccaaaagttaagaatctacatacacagtcatgacagttagattcgacatatcaaagaaccccaattattcaattttgatgaaatcaaacaaagtttaattttggaccctttgggccccttattctgttgggaccaaaactcccaaaatcaataccaaccttccttttatggtcataaaccttgtgtttaaatttcatagatttctatttacttatactaacgttatggtgcgaaaaccaagaaaaatgcttatttgggtccctttttggcccctaattcctaaactgttgggacctaaactctcaaaatcaataccaaccttccttttgtagtcattaacattgtgtttaaatttcattgatttctatttacttaaactaaagttattgtgcgaaaaccaagaataatgcttatttgggccctttttggcccctaattcctaaactgttgaaacctaaactcccaaaatcaatcccaaccgtttttttgtggtcataaaccttgtgtcaaaatttcatagatttctattaacttaaactaaagttatagtgcgaaaaccaagaaaatgcttatttgggccctttttggcccctaattcctaaaatgttgggaccaaaactcccaaaatcaataccaaccttccttttgtggtcataaaccttgtgttaaaatttcatagatttccattcacttttactaaagttagagtgcgaaaactaaaagtattcggacgccggacgacgacgacgacgacgacgacgccgacgccaacgtgatagcaatatacgacgaaaaatttttcaaattttgcggtcgtataaaaatgggatatttttgattttgatatcccaaaacattatagttctatcaaacaccaatgtgtttgatattaattttaagacatgtataaatgttccagaccatatcagtattcggatGTTACTTTTACggtccagaacttacagtcccaccatatgtgtacagtcagaccatttaagtatatttgtactgtctggtaccagctcgaccaaacctgtgtttttattttaactgcaattaaactttttgtattaatctatttaagatttcagttatgttgatctgtactgtacatttgtttgtaataaacttgaccaacttcttaaaattgggcaagcgtacagtccaaatacttgtttgttctggaacataaacatgattaacaagcatttggcaggatgtcatgctaaaatcccattaatattagtactaaattttgagtatatacatgtaaatccacaagttacttactgaaattcatggtgaacactcaccaaaaacttacaatttagaggaaagactggaaagatgaatgcactaacactatcaaaacactaacactatcaaaacagagcataaaacttaccgaaaaacaagatgttttacatttatccaggagcaggataattgaaaagttgtttttttctttctctgctgtccatcatataacctttgatttcattcatgcaaaatatgaaaatctgcaaaggtaagacctagaacctcaacttatccacattttgaattttgaactgcatacttgtccttttcatcttgctgacaacctaaacataaaaaaatgataaaaacataattctagattgactttgtgtttttatttttgttggtacatgtacaaacaattttcccaactttaaaacgaaaacatcatcaccaaagaggaggtcatactaacctccgaaatatttaaacaaaccgaaattattacttgattaagatcttgtcgtaaattaatggcatagatactcttatttttgaaaacttgatgtctattgcatacttatattcttttgtacgagagtatgcatattaagatggactccatggactttaatgttagcatgattaattttacagtcactgacagtttttcagctctatgtgtccattttgagagaatcttgcaatactgtatattctgatattcagaacttattatgaggtttttattaatacaactgaaagctgtatctcgttttcatttctgatacatatttatgagctgaagaccagtgccgaatttttctcactgcattgaagacccataggtgaccttcggccgttgtctgctctttgattgggttgttgtctctttgtcaatttcccagtttccacttcccattttatatcatgtatgctgatttttcttaaattacaatattcaatcatgcaattttgtccattattgaaaatacgataagcaaaaataaatgcacaaaaaatttaacattgttatatatgtaaaagacttttttttaaattcaaaacagttgcctaaactgttaatttccttgtttgatttcatatttttaaagcatttatagctagctagatggtatgccggggcggatccagccattttaaaaaggggggttcccaacccaacaatgcccaagacaaaggggatgatcctatattcgtttgatttgttttattgtctcatacaagaatatatatggtttgacggtggggatcagggatcctgaaattttttcacctaaccacTGGATGAAAAGGGATCTCAACtatttaaaagtttctcaaacatgtgggggtgggggtgaaccccatggactctccctatatttccttttatttgttttattgttctatacaagaatatataaatatggtttaggggtggggatcttgaccgtttacaagttttcaaactagagggggtggaacttcacttttattttatttcattattaattttattgtccccgacaagaatatatatggtttaggggtgggaatctggatcgttcacaagataatagcacattctcaaattgaacagagtggtgaaacccccaaagacctccttttaatttcatgtgatttgttttatcgtccctttcaagaatatatatggtttagggatggggatctggaccgtttacaagataatagcatattctcaaattgaaaggggtggggattacctcccatggactcaccctcccttctttcttccccccccccccccgaaataccttttaataagccccaatgcacagatagttcacagtattttcccttgatttacactaaagaatatacactatacaggtgtaatttaaaaaaaaaaaagataatacaactgaagaccaccctgaccacagtggtggatccagaatttttcataagtggggcccaccgactgcctaagaggggcctgctcctgccatgactcagtgattccatatataatcaaccaattcttttcccaaacagggggccctgaactcctgatccccccttttttttcctcatttcaatcaccctgatataaatttagttttatcacttacaataggaatggtttgaattccccaataattcttatatactagtaccattaatatcaacatatttcatttttgataaatgaaaggcaaaagttttctatgggtagaaatggatagtgggaagctttcagattcacaccatgccggtggctgtgttcaaagtgctgggtttttattaccctcgttgtttgcggactaactatttaggccagtggtggataatagtgtgcgtgcattaatcttctataccttcttaatcaatatcaattcaaatactgacggcaagtgtgtgttgtaatgatgtatcaatgtctttttgaaaatcaccgtgctatttacatgtgggatcgagaatgcaggggaaggaaacttgtcaattatgtttatttctaagccaaaataaaatgagccgacgtaaaattaaccttgggtaataacagtgcatgtaaggctcgtctcggaggggtgtctttttttctgtcttctttttttagttatatttttaataacttacacttttttccattattctctttctttcactattctttattcctttttttctttgtcctttgttctctattctgttaattcacatccataccctcttatgtgtatgtggacttacaggagtttatttttttagttctggcagagatattagatacaatatatatgtctctggttctggtattatacgataagtcaatttctttttcatgcagtgtcatgaaatataatggttttatgcatatcagccaagattgtgcgcaacattttaataaacaattcaacactatatacacgtgtaatgtgaattttattaaaatcgatgaagaacatgaatttggcagctagtgccccttaaacaggtaaagttcaattaacaaattctgatctactggcattcaacaccaaattacttacttgctgtatattgataaatgtgattgtatattgtcaatacctcaacatcgagaatacgtcatgtgaggtgttggtcgctacgtttgatacggggtcaaaggttgcggcttcgagacagagaaaaacatccaggtaaaaagtgtagaattttgtttttgaaaatttgagttgtaaattttcctaaaaagtacttaattccgttcatctagttgtaaattttcctaaaaaaagtacttatttccgttcatcAATTATGGgtataaaaactaaactgaacaagaaaagtattagtaaacagacagaaagtccgacgttgaattaattattttacaattaattgtttaaatatatgagagaatgttttaggcgaattttctttaattacagataaatgtattttaggttcagaaaatgatttattcttcgggtacgtctaaacaaccgctcaggacctcctgagtgcactcaggacatacaaagtgcactcaggacccattaccgtaatcatatctgcacacatgatggatgtttatattcgttatacgcttcttattttagagttaaattttggtagaagttgaaatcgcaggggcggatccagccattttaaaaagggggggctaacccagggcaaaaaaaggggggggttcaactacatgtccccattcaaatgcattgatcggccaaaaaaaggggggttccaaccccccccccccccggaaccccctcccccctctagatccgcgcctgaatcgaacttagatagatatgttaattcttataaaataatgagggcacgtgtcactgattacacaactactgagccatgaattatccaatcaacaaaattgattggattatctttattgttttttaggaattgtattgtttagttcagttttaccgttaacatgaatttgcatatagaaaaaataaaatatatatctcattcgatgtgctttttcagtttatttttcatgatgacgggtaaattaatttgttgtgttttgcagttcacgaataaagaaaattattttatagtttttttttctgtaacaagttcgatttttgtttttcagtgtgattcttttctctctctctatctaaatcaagtttttaaacaaacacaatgttgactgaatatcaaattttattacatttgtatatctttattctcaacaaaccattatacaagagaagacaattatgtacaatattcagtttaaccttaacggaaatctgtgcacgaagacttagtcgtggtttgaacggatttcgtgtcaataaactgtcttcgaaatagtctttctttgttaatgtttgtgtcattttggtcttttgtggatagttgtctcattagcaatcataccacatcttcttttttataatttctcgctactacaatataacttacatatttttttagaaataattatacccaaaatatcataatttttaaaaaacggagacgaaaacggagacaagttcattttcagaatttattttcgcattgaaattcgtttcaggcttgtgaaactggacaaaacgactttaattagagaaaaaaaaacttaataaaaacggatttcttaaaatattcgtataactcaaaaataaaattcctggacaagttcgataaaaatgagaaataacatctaactacatgtatatgagtttgattgtttgaaaagtacggcttttaccgtttagaacggattccatatacaaaactttaattaatataaattcttttaaagtatgaacatttatttcccttttcaaactcgtgcaaagaattaattactggtccaggacatgataataaaattaagaataaaacttaaaaatttatggaacgaaatcttaataaaagacgaaaatgttaaaacatcgtgatattcattctagacgtcacaatattacttcccgcatggtcacactgtactaacaacacaatgtataaaacaacaataaagataatccaattaattttgttgattggataattcatggctcagtagttgtgtaatcagtgacacgtgcccttattattttctaagaattacaaatgtaacatatctatctaagttcgatttcaaattctaccaaatttaactctaaaataagaagcgtataaagaatatatgcatccatcctgtgtgcgatgactataaagggtcctgagtgcacttcgtatgtcatgagtgcaatcaggaggtccttcaagcggtgtttagacgtaccgttattcttctggaagcttcaattttttttttatcaataacttttacacaaggagacatttttgttttttgacagcatgaaccccagttaatgagcaaacacaaattaagaacgaaaaccgtttacaattaaattttatagaaggaaaaggggggggggggggggggggtaataaacaaattttatttacgctcacatacttctaaacagatttgcatatgtaagctctctatagataatgttaaattatttcaggagttttgaaaaaaagaatatatacagacgttacgcacggtattgcgtCGCAAGACGTAACATGTATAATTGACAAATTTGACGCGAGaaactaactttcacattttgtTATCAAGAGCGGAGTACCTACTCGGTcgacttttatcaaataaataacataagctgaagaaatgtttcaaaatttatcatgtatAAGGCAATTAATTACGTAAGGATcgtttttattttctgatctgcgattagatgaaaacaaatgcaaatttttccaGTTTTATTTTGGATAGAAAACATAGCAACCTTTAAAAAACATCTTGCTTCCGGAGGGACACATGAGAAGATAAATT carries:
- the LOC139518414 gene encoding complement C1q subcomponent subunit B-like — translated: MDAICLILVVLIFGCYGHKADSGSYTLKLENASFEDLHSMFKKIKVTGTGLSQHDKVFSAFAASLTASKTLGHGEIVKFDKVWTNVNNDYDPITGVYTAPEPGVYQFSCSVMTHKNKELRVYPGP